A region of the Chloroflexota bacterium genome:
TTTGAACATTGTCTTTACAATGTTAACAATTATTTAACATCGCTACCCCCCTTTTTCCCCCACCCAGCATAGGGGATTTCCCCCAATCATCCCCTTGATGGTAAGATTAAAGCTCATGCAAACAACACAAATTCTACTAGCAGATGACCACGCAGTTGTCCGCGCGGGAATCCGCAATGTGATCGAAGAAATACCCGGCCTCAATGTTATTGGAGAAGTTGGTGATGGGCCAACATTGCTCAAAGCACTCGTCATAAAATCACCCGATTTTTTAGTGGTTGACCTCAGTATGCCAGACTTCAACCCAATTCAAACTGTTGGGTATATCCGGGCACAAAATCCAGATATGAAAATTCTGGTCATCAGCGCCTATGATGATGATGTCTACGTTCGAGGTATGTTAGAGGCTGGGGTAGATGGGTATCATCTTAAGGATCAGCCATTAAGTGATTTAAAATTGGCGATGTCGCGCATTCTTGCCGGTGAACGCTGGATATCAAGCCCATTGCTATCCAAACTTGTAGGAAGAGAAAAGTCGGCGTCGAATATTTCGCCACTAACTTCCCGTCAACGCGATATTCTACAGCTTTTGCAGGAGGGTCTTGATAACCAAAGTATTGCGATAGAACTGAGTTTGAGCGTCAAGACAATCGAAAATCACTTGACACGTATCTATCGCCAGTTAGAAGTACAAAGCCGTCTTGAGGCCGTCAAATTTGTCAGTCAGCACCCCGAGGCATTGGGTGTCGCCGGGCAACGCTTGCAACAGAAAAAAAATGATGCCCCAGCCCCATCTCAAGACGTTACTATTCTAGTTGTGGACGACAATCATCGCTACTTACATCAGATTCAGCGCATGCTGGCTCGTGTCTATCCCCAAGCAATCCTCTACGAATCCGATAGTATTCTAGGCGCACAACGACTTGCCGAGAAAGTTCAGCCTCAACTCGCGTTTGTAGATGTCGTTTTGGGGGAAGACGATGGCATTCGTTGCGCCCGACGCATCAAGGCTGTATCTACAAGATCACGCATCATCATGATCAGCGCCTACCCCGACCGTGAATTCCGTCGCCTGAGCATGGAGGCCGGAGCCGTTGCCTTCCTGGACAAAAAAGACCTGGACGCCCGCACATTGCGTCAGGTGATCGATGATATTGTCGTATGACCATTCAGCCCACTACCTGGCGTCTCATCAAAACCGCTCCGGCATTCGGGGCATGGAATATGGCCGTTGATGAAACCATTCTCGAAAGTATTGGTCGCGGTGACACACCTCCTACTTTGCGTATGTATGCCTGGGATCCGCCTTGCCTGTCCATTGGCTATGCGCAGTCGATTAAGGATGCTGATTTCCAAACAATCCGCGCGCGCGGCTGGCATCTGGTGCGGCGGCTCACCGGCGGGCGTGCTATCTTGCATACCGATGAATTAACGTACTCGGTCATCGGGTCAGCAAAGGAGCCGCGTTTGGCGGGCAGCGTGATCGATAGTTACGAGAGATTATCACGCGCGCTTTTGCATGCCCTGCACTTATTGGCCCTCCCCGCCCAGGCATTGCCCAAAAAAAATGACCAACCAAAGTCAGTAGAGCCAATTTGCTTCGAGGTGCCTTCGCATTATGAAATTACGGTCGCGGGTAAAAAATTGATTGGCAGCGCCCAGGCGCGCAAGAAAACGAACGTATTACAGCACGGCACTCTGCCGCTCTACGGCGATCTTACGCGCATTACTCATGCACTAACTTTCCCATCGGAAGCAGAGCGCGAACAAGCCGCGCAACGCTTATTAGCACGCGCGACCACCGTTGAAGCCGTTCTGCAGCGCGCCATCCCCTGGGAGCAAGCCGCGGCTGCATTTGAGCAGGCATTTGCCCAAACGCTGGATATCCAACTGGAACCTGGCGAACTCACCCCGGCAGAGCTTGGTCGTGCGGAAGAATTAGTTAATAAAAAATACGCCCACTCCGATTGGAATGAGCGTATTTGAGCGCAAGACGATTTAGTTATTCCGTCACAAAAATCACATCCGAATATCCCAACGCCGACAAAAAGCGCACTAGATACGCTTCGGCATTGATACGAGCCTGTTCCAGAATCCCGTCTTCAAGAGCGGCGTTTTCAATTTCATCTTCAGCTACCTGACGAGCAGCCGTCTCTAAATGAATATCGCCCTTCGTAAACAGGCCAGTATCACGATCATAAACATACGATTTATCGTTATCCAGTGTGGCAATAAAAATTTCGGACGGGGGCAGGCGCATATACAAAACGCCGCCATCCAGCCAAAAATCATCTTCGGTAAGATCGCCCAAATCGATCCCGGCAATCACCACCCCATGCGCCACGAAGATCAACTGATCGCCAAAGAGAAATTCCAGACTCCCCTGCCCTTTATCCGCCGTGACCACCTTCTCAATCGAATACTGAATCGTTTCCAGACGGGCAATCGTACGCACATCGCGGATAATCGTCACCGGGTCTGGCAATACCGTCGGCGTAGGATTCAAAAACTGCGCCACCTGTGTCGCCAAACCACCCGTCACATCGGTTATCGGTTTCAAGGCATCTTCGGTCGTATTGCTGACACTGCCCGTCATTTCACGCACCGCGCCAACCACGCCAAATGCTGCCCATCCTACAATCAGCAGGATACCCAAAACTAAAATCCAGGCTCTTGTTTCTTTCATGCCATCCATTATACTATGAGGGTTGCAAATCCAATAGCATCCTGTAAACCCATGTCTCTCGGCGTACTCACCCTCCAAATTCAGATACCCGGTTGCGCCTCGCTCAAAGAAAAGCGCAGCCGGTTGAAACCTTTGCTCACCCGACTGCGGCGCGAGTTCAATATCTCTGTGGCCGAGATC
Encoded here:
- a CDS encoding DUF4230 domain-containing protein produces the protein MKETRAWILVLGILLIVGWAAFGVVGAVREMTGSVSNTTEDALKPITDVTGGLATQVAQFLNPTPTVLPDPVTIIRDVRTIARLETIQYSIEKVVTADKGQGSLEFLFGDQLIFVAHGVVIAGIDLGDLTEDDFWLDGGVLYMRLPPSEIFIATLDNDKSYVYDRDTGLFTKGDIHLETAARQVAEDEIENAALEDGILEQARINAEAYLVRFLSALGYSDVIFVTE
- a CDS encoding lipoate--protein ligase family protein, whose translation is MTIQPTTWRLIKTAPAFGAWNMAVDETILESIGRGDTPPTLRMYAWDPPCLSIGYAQSIKDADFQTIRARGWHLVRRLTGGRAILHTDELTYSVIGSAKEPRLAGSVIDSYERLSRALLHALHLLALPAQALPKKNDQPKSVEPICFEVPSHYEITVAGKKLIGSAQARKKTNVLQHGTLPLYGDLTRITHALTFPSEAEREQAAQRLLARATTVEAVLQRAIPWEQAAAAFEQAFAQTLDIQLEPGELTPAELGRAEELVNKKYAHSDWNERI
- a CDS encoding response regulator, which codes for MQTTQILLADDHAVVRAGIRNVIEEIPGLNVIGEVGDGPTLLKALVIKSPDFLVVDLSMPDFNPIQTVGYIRAQNPDMKILVISAYDDDVYVRGMLEAGVDGYHLKDQPLSDLKLAMSRILAGERWISSPLLSKLVGREKSASNISPLTSRQRDILQLLQEGLDNQSIAIELSLSVKTIENHLTRIYRQLEVQSRLEAVKFVSQHPEALGVAGQRLQQKKNDAPAPSQDVTILVVDDNHRYLHQIQRMLARVYPQAILYESDSILGAQRLAEKVQPQLAFVDVVLGEDDGIRCARRIKAVSTRSRIIMISAYPDREFRRLSMEAGAVAFLDKKDLDARTLRQVIDDIVV